CGTCGACAAATCGCTGATATCGCCTTGCACCATGTTGATACCTAACGTTGATAAGTGCGGATAATGGCCACGGGCGAACCCGGTGACTTTAATTCCGGCAGCACATAATGCCCGGCAGATGCTGGTCCCTAAAAAACCACCGGCACCAGTGACAAATACATGTTTGGTGGTCGCAGATAATGCAGTAAGTGCACGTTGTTCTGCGGGCGGACGTAAACTGAAATTCGTCATATTAAGACCTTGTTTTAGAATACTGTTAACGATTATAAGGTGCTTGTTTTTGTGCCCAAAGAGCTAATTTCTCACGAAATATTTTGGCATTGTGGCGAATATCGACAGGAAAATCAGGGTGAATTAAAAACGCGTTGATCGCGGATGTTTGCTGATGTTTATTGCCAATCGCGTTAAGTTCGTTAAATAACTGTTCAGTCGAGATGACAGCATCATTTTCTAATTCGACACACAGTAACGGTATGGTTTCACCTTGGTATTGGATCCCCACCAGTGCGGTACGTTTCACTTGCTCATGGGTATTAAATATTCGCTCACAAGGGATCGAAAAATAGCGTTGACTCGGCGTGGCTACGCTGTGCGCTTTACGTCCACACATCCATAACTGACCTTGTTCATCCACATATCCAAGATCCCCCATGCGGTGTCGAAACACTGGCTGTGATTCAGTGCTCGTTGGGTCTTTAATCTTGGCTTGTTGGGTGGCAACGTCGCGGCGATAATAGCGCTGACTGACTACTTGTCCTTTCACGACGATCTCACCAATTTGTTGGGTTGGTAAGGTTAAGTCATTATCCCAATCTGTAATGACATCTTCGCTGATCGCAATAATGGCGATCTCAACATCTTTGATTGGCTGGCCAACGCAGATCCCGCCACCATTATTGGTAATGTCTTGCATGGTTAACAGTGCTTTACTGCCAATCTTAGTGAGGGGCAATGACTCTGTGGCACCATAAGAATTCCATACCTCTACATCGGTTTTAAGCAAGCGAGTAAAGCGTGAAATTGACGATAAGGTTGCTGGCGCTCCAGCAGATATCACGCGTTTCAAGCTGGTTAATATCTGCGGTTGACCGTGTTTGCAGCCTGCTTGACCAAGGATCTCGATTAATGCCGGATTAGCAAACAGGTTAGTGCACTGGTATTTTTCAATGGCAGCAAAGATAAAGTTCGGGTTAGCGGTTATCGGTTTGCTGGCATCCATATCTGGAATAATTGACGCCATGCCCAGCGCTGGACCAAATAGCGAGAATAACGGGAAGGTACTGAGATCTCTTTCTCCGGGCTTTATACCGTAATCATCGCGGAGCGCTTGTATTTGTCCTTCAAACATTTGGTGGCTGTAAACAACGCCTTTAGGCACGCCAGTACTGCCACTGGTGAATAATATGGCACACAATTCACTGTTATCAAATAGCGCGATAGGATAAGGCTTAACCTGCTCATCTTGATGTTTATTTGGGGTTAAATTGGCACGATACTCAGTTAATAAACGCTGTAAGCTCATTTGTCCGGTGAGGCGAGACAGTATTTCACAGCCGCCGACGGTCAGGCTACATCTGACACTGTCTTTACCCCAGCCAAACAGTTTACGTGCGATATGGGCTTTGGGAATACCAATGAAAGCATCGGGAGCCGATTCACTAAAACATTGTTTTAGATTACGGATCCCCATTCCTGGATCAACTAAGATCGGCACGATACCCGCTTTAAATAATGCAAAGGTCAAGACAAAGAAATCAATGCTTGGCGTGACCATTAATACGGCTTTCATTCCTCGTTTTATGCCATAAGCATTTAGCGCATAGGCGAGTTCATCACTTTGCTGATCAAGAGACGATAAATTAATTTCGTCATAAACCAATTGACCTCTACTGCTACGCTGCACGGCGACAGCGAGAGAGTCGGGGGTCGCGAATGCTGCGTGGGAGAGATGGCGACAGAAGTTCATCGCCTCTGAGGTTGCGCTGATTGCCATATAATTCAGCCCTTATCTGTGATGAAGTCAGTAATTAGCCCGATAACTTCATCACTGGCGTCTTCAAGAATATAATGACCGCAGTCATCAAATTCATTCACTTGCGCGTGCGGCATGCGTTGTTTCCATTGCGCTAAAAAGTGTTTATCAAACACAAAATCTTTTAATCCCCAGCAAATCAGGGTTGGCACAGTCGAAAACTTAGCCAGACTATCGCTAATATCAGAGACTAGCTGATAATTTCGATCTTCAGGTTTTAGCGGAATGTCCTGCACAAAACGTAAGGTGGAAATACGGTTACGCCAAGAGTTAAAAGGCGATACATAAGCGCGGCGAACATCTCGGCTCATTGCTTTGCGACGAACGCCAACAATCGAAGCGATAGATGAAAAGGCATTAAAACCGCGCACTAAAAACGTGCCGACAAAGGTACTGCGACAGATCCATAATGGTAGCGGAAACGCTTTTGATAAAGGCAGATGAAAAGCCGCTGTATTTAAGATCACCAGGCGTTTGATCCGCTCTGGATATCGCGCGGCATAACCCATACCTATCATGCCGCCCCAGTCGTGGACGACTAAGGTGATGTTTTCTTTAATATCCAGATGCTCAAGTAATGCTTCCAGATCATCAATTCGGCTGGTTAAGGTATAGTCGTAATCGTTATCATCGGGCTTATCAGAAAGACCACAACCAATATGGTCGGGTACAATACACTGATAATTGGTGCTTAATGCCGAGACTAGATTTCGATAATAAAACGACCAACTCGGGTTACCGTGAACCATAACGACAGGCTCTCCGGTTCCTTCATTGAGGTAATGATATTGCTGACCGTTACGATCAAGGTAGTTACGTTTAAACGGGAATAATTTATCTAACATAGGGTTACCATTTTAATCCAAGCATCATACAATTTAAGCCACTGCCTATTCCTAAGAAGCTCACGTTGTCACCTTTCTTCAAAAAGCCTTCTTCGTCGGCCATCGCTGCGGTCACCGGCAGTGATACTGTGCCCATGTTTCCCAGGTATTTGAAGGTCGGAAACTCTTTTTCAACCGGAATATTTAAGGCGGCTAATACTTTCTTTTGGTTGGCTGCACCGACTTGATGACAAATTACTTTATTGACATCTTCAGGGGTCCACTGGCGTTGCTCTAAAAATTGCTGCCAGGTTTCTTGCGCCAGTGCGACGCCTTCTTTGAGTAATTTGACTGCGTCGGTACGCATATATTCACGGTATAACTGAGTATCGATTTCTTTCAATCCCCACTGGCATAGATCGTGATGTTCTGGCGCAGATAAGTGCGTGGCCCCTAATAATTGGTGATTTCGAGACCCAGCTAAATTTAAGCTGCCATCGGTAAGTAATATAGCAACGGCACCAGAGCCGCCAGTCAAGGTCGCCAGTGATGTGGCGTAATTTCTGATGGTCGGATCGGCTAGCATATCATCGATAGTCACATCAACAATATGACGTGCAGATTCACAAGAAACCACTAAACCCGCTTTTATCTGGCCCAATTCGATGCGGTTGGCGATATCTAACATGCCGGACAAGGCCCCTAAACAGGCATTACTGATGTCATAAATGGCGGTGTTATTAGATACGCCCAGTTTTGCGGCGATACGGCATGCTGTTGCTGGTTCGTGTTGGTCACGGCAGACACCGGTATATACTACCGCGCCGATATCGCTGACATTGATGCCCGTTTCATCAAGGGCCTTTTGTGCGGCAATTAACGCGCCGTCAGATAACATGTAGTCTTTTGGCCACCAGCGACGTTGGGTAATACCAGTGAGAGCGGCAAGTTGACCGACAGGAATTCGTAACTTTTGATATAAAGGAGCTAAGCGGAGTTCTAGTGCTGTACTTGTTATGATCTCAGGAGCCAGTTCATAGGTCAGGCTATTAATAAAAACGCGGTTATATTTCATGGCTAGGTTATTTTGCTCAATTGAGGCGAATTATCGCCTTATTTTAATTACATAAATTACGTTAACGTTATTTGAGCAAGAAAGCGGTGTAGATACAACTAAAAGTTTATTTCGAGTCATGCGAGTTTAAGGGTAAATAGGATTGGTTTAAATGCCGATGTCGGCTATGCGTTAATATCAGCGCTATGGTTAAACCTGTGAGTAAATAGAAAACCCCCAAACTTGTTTGACTGTTGATCAAATGTTTGATTAAAAAACCACCGAGCAGCCCGGCAATACACATCTGTACCGATCCCGATAATGCAGATACCGCCCCGACTTGCTTACTGTGTGGTGCCAGTAACATGCTCATCGATAATGGAAAGCAGATCCCTTGTGCTATGGATAGTAAAGTAAAACCAAATATCAGGTTAGGCAACGACATCTCATTAAACACTAACCAACAGCCAGCCATCATCATAATGCTCGATGCTAAGTATATTAGTTGATTGGTAGTGAAGCGTTTATTTAGTTTATTTAAGATCAAGCAGCCCATTAATAATCCTGTAGATGGGATGATCATCACTTCTCCGTACTCTGCGGGACTAAGTTTTAATCCTTCTTGTAATAAGAAGGGTAGCAGTGACACGGATACCAGCGTTGATAAGTAACCGACCCAGTTATAGCTTGCTGATGAGATCACTTGGTAGTTTTGTGATAAATGCCAGTAGCCACGTAGTGTTTTTCTTATTTTAAATTTTGTCACTGCATGTGGTAACGTTTCAGGTAAGACAAAGTATCCTAAAGTGACAATGGCCGATAGATAAAGCAATACAAAGATAAACACGGATTGCCAGCCAAAATGCCATGCGGCCCAGCCGCCGACAACAGGAGCCAAAATAGGCAGGATAGATGCTGTTATGGACATATAGGACATCGCTTGCGTGAGTTGGCTACCGCTGTAACTATCGCGGAGGACACTGCGGCTTAATACAGATGCGCTACCTGCACCTAAACCTTGTAATAAGCGACCTGTAATCAGTGCAGTATAGCTGTCGGGGAGTAGCACACAGATTAAGGTTCCGACCAAATAGATACCTTGACCGAGTAAAAATACCGGGCGACGACCGATAGCGTCTGACAACGGACCATAGAAAAGCTGCGATAATCCGAAGCCGACTAAAAATAGGGTGACAAGCTGCTGTATGTCGGCTTGGGGCACACCAAGATCACGGCTTATCAATGGCAATGAAGGCAGATAAATACTGACACCCACTTGTCCAGTGGCAATGATCATCATGGCTAAGGCAAGTGGGATTTTGTTAAATGGCGTTTGATTTATTTTCATGTAGCCAGTGTATATTAAGGCTACATGAATGATAATCCGCTTTATTGGAATGTCATTAAGTCCTAATGGGACCTAAACAAGCTTTGGTTTGTCTATTTTTTGTTACTCATGTTTACCCATTCATAATATGTTCATATCGATCTTACATACACTCGCTACGCATTACTTAATGTTACTTAGTGTTACTTATAAATCCTTAGTTTTTTAGCATTTATCAACGTGATATTGTCGATTAGTACATTGATTTAACTTGTTTTATATGATGAATTTGAACCTATTCTAGACCGCAGTGATTTACTCACCGGAACCGATGAAAATGCAGATGTCAGCAAGCAAATCTTTAATCGGACTCAATTATCTTTGCCATTTCATCATAAATACTTATCACTATCGAGTTCTATCATATTTTACTTAACCACTTATATTTAAATGGATTTTTATTATGAAGTTAAAAGTTTTACCTATTTTACTTACATCAATATTGTTTAGTACCTCTAGTTATGCAGCACTAGGGGAGCATAATGTTAACAATGATACTTTAACCAACAAACATAAAGTGCATGACTTTAAATTTTATGCATCTCTGTATGAGAAAAAATCTAATAAGCTTGATCGTATTTTACAAAGAAATCAGAGTAACCCAAAAAAGATTAAAGCTATTTCTAAATTATTTTTAAATTCGTCCTATGTGAAAAATCGTCTTATTGGATCTGGTGTAGAAAAAGAAAGGTTTGTAGCGGATTTCAGAGCATTAGACTGTTTTACCTTTTTAGATTATGTCGAATCTTTAAGAAAATCATATGACTTTTCATATGACTTTTCAGATAATTTAATTAAAACGCGATATAAAAATAGTAAAGTTGACTTCTTATTAAGAAAACATTTCTTTTCAGACTGGACCTATGAAGATGATAACGGTGATAGAAATGCTGAAGATATAACAGAGTATTTAACTGAGCACACTAACACGATACAAAAAGAGTTAAATCAAAAAGCGGATGGTGGAACTTACATCGCAGGGTTACCAATAGTATCAAGAAAAATATCCTATATTCCAGGCGATAGTATAGATGGCAGTGTCGTTAATAACCTTGAAAATGGTGACTACATTGGTATATATACAAACATAGCAGGACTAGATGTAACCCACACGGGGATATTTATTAGAGGGAAAAATGGACCCGTATATAGAAATGCATCATCACTTTCTAACAATATGAAAGTCGTTGATACGCCATTTTTAGAATATGTCCAAGGTAAACCGGGAATTGTAGTCTACAGGGCACTTTAAAATTACAATCCTATCCTGATCATCGGAGTGAAGGCGTCAATGATA
This Moritella sp. 5 DNA region includes the following protein-coding sequences:
- a CDS encoding multidrug effflux MFS transporter; this encodes MKINQTPFNKIPLALAMMIIATGQVGVSIYLPSLPLISRDLGVPQADIQQLVTLFLVGFGLSQLFYGPLSDAIGRRPVFLLGQGIYLVGTLICVLLPDSYTALITGRLLQGLGAGSASVLSRSVLRDSYSGSQLTQAMSYMSITASILPILAPVVGGWAAWHFGWQSVFIFVLLYLSAIVTLGYFVLPETLPHAVTKFKIRKTLRGYWHLSQNYQVISSASYNWVGYLSTLVSVSLLPFLLQEGLKLSPAEYGEVMIIPSTGLLMGCLILNKLNKRFTTNQLIYLASSIMMMAGCWLVFNEMSLPNLIFGFTLLSIAQGICFPLSMSMLLAPHSKQVGAVSALSGSVQMCIAGLLGGFLIKHLINSQTSLGVFYLLTGLTIALILTHSRHRHLNQSYLPLNSHDSK
- a CDS encoding 3-oxoacyl-ACP synthase III yields the protein MKYNRVFINSLTYELAPEIITSTALELRLAPLYQKLRIPVGQLAALTGITQRRWWPKDYMLSDGALIAAQKALDETGINVSDIGAVVYTGVCRDQHEPATACRIAAKLGVSNNTAIYDISNACLGALSGMLDIANRIELGQIKAGLVVSCESARHIVDVTIDDMLADPTIRNYATSLATLTGGSGAVAILLTDGSLNLAGSRNHQLLGATHLSAPEHHDLCQWGLKEIDTQLYREYMRTDAVKLLKEGVALAQETWQQFLEQRQWTPEDVNKVICHQVGAANQKKVLAALNIPVEKEFPTFKYLGNMGTVSLPVTAAMADEEGFLKKGDNVSFLGIGSGLNCMMLGLKW
- the oleC gene encoding olefin beta-lactone synthetase encodes the protein MAISATSEAMNFCRHLSHAAFATPDSLAVAVQRSSRGQLVYDEINLSSLDQQSDELAYALNAYGIKRGMKAVLMVTPSIDFFVLTFALFKAGIVPILVDPGMGIRNLKQCFSESAPDAFIGIPKAHIARKLFGWGKDSVRCSLTVGGCEILSRLTGQMSLQRLLTEYRANLTPNKHQDEQVKPYPIALFDNSELCAILFTSGSTGVPKGVVYSHQMFEGQIQALRDDYGIKPGERDLSTFPLFSLFGPALGMASIIPDMDASKPITANPNFIFAAIEKYQCTNLFANPALIEILGQAGCKHGQPQILTSLKRVISAGAPATLSSISRFTRLLKTDVEVWNSYGATESLPLTKIGSKALLTMQDITNNGGGICVGQPIKDVEIAIIAISEDVITDWDNDLTLPTQQIGEIVVKGQVVSQRYYRRDVATQQAKIKDPTSTESQPVFRHRMGDLGYVDEQGQLWMCGRKAHSVATPSQRYFSIPCERIFNTHEQVKRTALVGIQYQGETIPLLCVELENDAVISTEQLFNELNAIGNKHQQTSAINAFLIHPDFPVDIRHNAKIFREKLALWAQKQAPYNR
- a CDS encoding N-acetylmuramoyl-L-alanine amidase-like domain-containing protein, which gives rise to MKLKVLPILLTSILFSTSSYAALGEHNVNNDTLTNKHKVHDFKFYASLYEKKSNKLDRILQRNQSNPKKIKAISKLFLNSSYVKNRLIGSGVEKERFVADFRALDCFTFLDYVESLRKSYDFSYDFSDNLIKTRYKNSKVDFLLRKHFFSDWTYEDDNGDRNAEDITEYLTEHTNTIQKELNQKADGGTYIAGLPIVSRKISYIPGDSIDGSVVNNLENGDYIGIYTNIAGLDVTHTGIFIRGKNGPVYRNASSLSNNMKVVDTPFLEYVQGKPGIVVYRAL
- a CDS encoding alpha/beta fold hydrolase — encoded protein: MLDKLFPFKRNYLDRNGQQYHYLNEGTGEPVVMVHGNPSWSFYYRNLVSALSTNYQCIVPDHIGCGLSDKPDDNDYDYTLTSRIDDLEALLEHLDIKENITLVVHDWGGMIGMGYAARYPERIKRLVILNTAAFHLPLSKAFPLPLWICRSTFVGTFLVRGFNAFSSIASIVGVRRKAMSRDVRRAYVSPFNSWRNRISTLRFVQDIPLKPEDRNYQLVSDISDSLAKFSTVPTLICWGLKDFVFDKHFLAQWKQRMPHAQVNEFDDCGHYILEDASDEVIGLITDFITDKG